A window of Mucilaginibacter paludis DSM 18603 contains these coding sequences:
- a CDS encoding transketolase family protein, with protein MSYEELLTKLALEDDRFVVMTAENRALVRNLPAKLGKRFVDTGITEQTMVGAAAGLALRGRIPVLHALATFLSMRAFEFIRTDAGIPNLPVKLSSFIPGFLSDGNGPTHQAIEDISIMRGIPNVTVFAAADEQDLVGMLPTIWHSPNPAYVRINTRPGTYNHTPFEIGKAEVVAEGADVTILTYGLLFEQALIATQILKDHGLSVGLINMRSLKPVDEQAILKAAQTSNLLVTLEDHFNTGGLYSIVAETLLKHQTTAKVMPYGLDGKWFKPALLPAVLEYEGFTGKQIAEKILGYTTNAVQPVIATPEFAE; from the coding sequence ATGTCGTACGAAGAATTATTGACCAAGCTTGCCCTGGAAGACGACCGTTTTGTTGTAATGACAGCCGAGAACCGTGCCCTGGTAAGAAACTTACCCGCTAAATTAGGTAAACGTTTTGTTGATACCGGCATTACCGAGCAAACCATGGTTGGCGCTGCCGCAGGCCTGGCTTTACGTGGCCGTATCCCCGTTTTACACGCACTGGCTACTTTTTTAAGCATGCGCGCCTTCGAGTTTATCCGCACCGATGCGGGTATCCCTAACCTGCCTGTAAAGCTAAGCTCATTTATCCCTGGCTTTTTGTCGGATGGTAACGGCCCAACGCACCAGGCTATCGAGGATATTTCTATTATGCGTGGTATCCCTAACGTTACTGTTTTCGCCGCTGCGGATGAGCAGGACCTGGTAGGTATGTTACCAACGATATGGCATTCTCCAAATCCGGCATACGTGCGTATCAACACCCGTCCGGGTACTTATAACCACACACCGTTTGAAATAGGCAAGGCCGAAGTAGTTGCCGAAGGAGCAGATGTAACCATATTAACTTATGGTTTATTGTTTGAGCAAGCTTTAATTGCTACACAAATATTGAAAGACCATGGCTTGTCTGTAGGTTTAATCAACATGCGCAGCCTGAAACCGGTTGATGAGCAGGCCATTTTAAAAGCGGCGCAAACATCAAACCTGCTGGTTACATTGGAAGATCACTTTAATACTGGTGGCTTGTACAGTATTGTTGCAGAAACCTTATTAAAACATCAAACCACAGCCAAGGTAATGCCTTACGGTTTGGATGGCAAATGGTTTAAGCCAGCGTTGTTACCCGCCGTGTTGGAATACGAAGGCTTCACAGGCAAGCAAATTGCCGAAAAGATACTGGGCTATACTACTAATGCTGTACAGCCAGTAATTGCTACTCCGGAGTTTGCCGAGTAG
- a CDS encoding aminotransferase class III-fold pyridoxal phosphate-dependent enzyme produces MPNTIKFNADYPVIIKSDELYERALKVQAPVTQTLAKGPGQWTKGVAPKYIQKGKGSHVWDVDGNEYIDFNAAIGPISLGYAYPAVDEAIKKQLEEGITFSLMHPLEVEFSELIQSIIPNAEAVKISKTGADVCSAAIRVARAFTGRETVFCCGYHGWHDWYIGVTSRNAGIPEAIQNMTYTFDYNNIESIKEALDETVAALILEPFIFEAPKPGFLKELAEVCKANGTLLIFDEMWTGFRIAIGGAQEYFDVKPDLAVYSKACANGMPIAILTGRKDVMDLFNSEVFSYTTFGGETLSLAASIATINELRDKNVPQYLDEKGAVIKDGYNQVAIETGMDKYTRCVGYNCRSMVTFTPDAGNGLEVKALMQQEMIKRGVLWAGFHNMCFSHSDEDIAYTLSAYRDVMPIMKEAIESGNVKSYLKGEVLEAVFRKVSDYNIKPKKATV; encoded by the coding sequence ATGCCAAATACCATAAAATTCAACGCCGATTATCCGGTAATTATCAAGTCCGACGAACTGTATGAACGCGCTTTAAAAGTGCAGGCACCTGTTACGCAAACTTTAGCCAAGGGCCCCGGCCAATGGACTAAAGGTGTGGCGCCAAAATATATCCAAAAGGGTAAAGGTTCGCACGTATGGGATGTGGATGGTAACGAATATATTGATTTTAATGCCGCTATTGGGCCAATATCTTTAGGTTACGCTTACCCGGCGGTTGATGAGGCTATCAAAAAGCAATTAGAAGAGGGTATTACTTTTTCGTTAATGCACCCATTGGAAGTTGAATTTTCTGAACTGATCCAATCAATTATCCCTAACGCCGAGGCTGTAAAAATATCAAAAACAGGTGCCGATGTTTGTTCGGCAGCTATCCGTGTAGCGCGTGCGTTTACCGGTCGCGAAACTGTGTTTTGCTGCGGTTACCATGGCTGGCACGATTGGTATATCGGTGTTACAAGTCGTAACGCAGGTATCCCCGAGGCTATCCAAAACATGACTTATACCTTCGATTATAACAATATCGAATCCATCAAAGAAGCATTGGATGAAACCGTTGCCGCTTTAATATTGGAGCCCTTTATTTTTGAAGCGCCTAAACCGGGCTTTTTAAAAGAATTGGCCGAAGTGTGCAAAGCCAATGGCACCTTGCTAATTTTTGATGAAATGTGGACTGGCTTCCGTATCGCTATCGGCGGCGCTCAGGAGTATTTTGATGTTAAGCCAGATTTGGCCGTATACTCAAAAGCTTGCGCCAATGGTATGCCAATAGCCATATTAACAGGCCGCAAAGACGTGATGGACCTGTTTAATTCAGAAGTTTTCAGTTATACAACTTTCGGCGGCGAAACTTTGTCGCTTGCGGCTTCTATCGCTACCATCAATGAGCTGCGCGATAAAAATGTGCCTCAATATTTAGATGAAAAAGGTGCCGTAATTAAAGATGGCTACAACCAGGTAGCTATTGAAACCGGTATGGATAAATACACCCGTTGTGTTGGTTATAACTGCCGCTCCATGGTAACCTTTACCCCTGATGCCGGTAACGGTTTAGAGGTGAAAGCTTTAATGCAGCAGGAAATGATTAAACGCGGTGTACTTTGGGCCGGTTTCCATAATATGTGCTTTAGCCATAGTGATGAGGATATCGCTTATACATTATCGGCATACCGCGATGTAATGCCTATTATGAAAGAAGCTATTGAAAGCGGAAACGTAAAATCATACCTGAAGGGCGAAGTATTAGAAGCTGTTTTCCGTAAGGTGAGCGATTATAACATTAAACCCAAAAAAGCGACGGTTTAA
- a CDS encoding SDR family oxidoreductase gives MDLFSLKDKTAVVTGALGLIGKKHCEALAHAGANVVVADINEEYAKMFASELGAQHLGLGVDVTSAESLKVARDQIVAKYDSIDVLVNNAAINDMFENPAMAKDLSAFENYPLDAFQKSLDVNVTGVFLCSQILGTVMANQGSGSIINVASTYGMVGPDQSIYRNSCGEQTFFKSAAYPVTKGAVINFTRFLAAYWGNKGVRVNTLSPGGVENSQDEFFVGNYSAKTLLGRMAKADDYQGALVFLASDASAYMTGANLVVDGGWTAI, from the coding sequence ATGGACTTGTTTTCACTAAAAGATAAAACAGCGGTAGTAACCGGTGCTTTAGGTTTGATAGGCAAAAAACATTGCGAGGCCCTGGCGCACGCAGGTGCCAATGTGGTAGTTGCCGATATCAACGAAGAATATGCTAAGATGTTCGCTTCTGAGTTGGGGGCGCAACATTTAGGTTTGGGTGTGGATGTTACCAGTGCCGAATCGTTAAAAGTGGCAAGAGATCAAATTGTTGCCAAATATGATTCAATTGATGTGCTGGTCAATAATGCCGCCATTAATGATATGTTTGAAAACCCGGCTATGGCTAAGGATCTTTCGGCGTTTGAAAACTATCCGCTGGATGCTTTTCAAAAATCGCTGGATGTAAATGTTACCGGGGTGTTTTTATGCTCACAGATATTGGGTACCGTAATGGCTAATCAGGGTAGCGGCAGCATTATCAATGTGGCCTCAACTTACGGTATGGTTGGGCCCGACCAAAGTATCTACCGTAATTCATGCGGCGAGCAAACATTCTTTAAATCGGCAGCATACCCGGTTACCAAAGGTGCGGTAATTAATTTTACCAGGTTTTTAGCTGCTTACTGGGGTAACAAAGGCGTAAGGGTTAACACCCTGTCGCCAGGAGGGGTAGAGAATAGCCAGGATGAATTTTTTGTGGGCAACTACTCTGCCAAAACCCTATTGGGCCGTATGGCTAAGGCTGATGATTACCAGGGTGCCCTGGTGTTTTTAGCAAGTGATGCTTCGGCTTACATGACGGGCGCTAATTTGGTGGTTGACGGCGGCTGGACAGCCATATAA